In one window of Pseudochaenichthys georgianus chromosome 5, fPseGeo1.2, whole genome shotgun sequence DNA:
- the atad3 gene encoding ATPase family AAA domain containing 3, whose product MSWLFGLNKGQPEVPPGLPVPPAPPAPPAGSSGGGGGDKPKDKWSNFDPTGLERAAQAAKDLDNSRHAKEALDLSRMQEQSTQMEHQSKIKEYEAAVEQIKGDQIRVQAEERRKTLNEETKQHQARAHFQDKLARQRYEDQLRQQQTLNDENLRKQEESVQKQEAMRKSTIEHEMGLRHKNELLRIQAETKARAQVERENADIIREQIRLKAAEHRQTVLESIKTAGAVFGEGFRAFVSDWDKVTATVAGLTLLAVGVYSARSATGVAGRYIEARLGKPSLVRETSRFTVAEAIKHPVKMAKRLKSKPQDALEGVVLSPSLEERVRDIAIATRNTRQNHGLYRNILMYGPPGTGKTLFAKKLAMHSGMDYAIMTGGDVAPMGRDGVTAIHKVFDWAGTSRRGLLLFVDEADAFLRKRSTEKISEDLRATLNAFLYRTGEQSNKFMLVLASNQPEQFDWAINDRIDEMVNFALPGPDERERLVRLYFDKYVLEPATGGRQRMKLAQFDYGQKCSDIAKRIEGMSGREISKLGVAWQAAAYSSQDGVLTEAMIDARVDEAFKQHLQKMDWLHGDEEAQTRTLIRPLAGATAAVGQIGFTLPLSEAPEAQEVIAPVLESSTKLEGESLAPFSDIDQPAEGKSAPPAGQDCDDAVKAATEAESLAPTDSEGKVTEKQDKAASPPPKDGTPV is encoded by the exons ATGTCGTGGCTGTTCGGCCTGAACAAGGGGCAGCCTGAAGTGCCCCCCGGTCTCCCGGTTCCCCCTGCACCGCCTGCCCCGCCGGCTGGAAGCTccggcggcggcggcggagATAAACCCAAGGACAAATGGAGCAACTTCGATCCCACCGGGCTGGAGAGGGCTGCTCAGGCTGCCAAGGACCTCGACAACTCCC GACATGCCAAAGAAGCTCTGGACTTGTCTCGAATGCAGGAGCAGAGCACTCAGATGGAGCATCAGAGTAAAATAAAG GAGTACGAAGCAGCAGTTGAGCAGATCAAAGGAGACCAAATACGAGTTCaagcagaggagaggaggaaaacTCTTAATGAGGAGACCAAGCAGCATCAAGCG AGAGCTCATTTTCAAGATAAGCTGGCCAGACAGCGATATGAGGACCAACTAAGGCAACAG CAAACACTGAATGATGAGAACCTCCGCAAACAAGAGGAGTCTGTGCAGAAGCAGGAGGCCATGAGGAAAT CGACAATAGAGCACGAGATGGGGCTGAGGCACAAGAACGAGCTCCTGCGTATACAGGCCGAGACCAAAGCACGAGCCCAGGTGGAGCGAGAGAACGCCGACATCATCCGAGAGCAAATCCGTCTGAAGGCTGCAGAACACAGGCAGACGGTCCTGGAGTCCATAAA GACTGCAGGTGCTGTGTTTGGAGAAGGATTCAGGGCCTTTGTGTCTGACTGGGACAAAGTTACAGCCACG GTGGCAGGGCTGACCCTTTTAGCAGTGGGAGTTTATTCAGCCCGAAGCGCAACCGGGGTGGCAGGACGTTACATCGAGGCCAGGCTCGGGAAGCCGTCGCTGGTGCGGGAAACGTCCCGATTCACCGTGGCAGAGGCTATCAAGCATCCCGTCAAG ATGGCCAAGCGTCTGAAGAGCAAACCTCAGGACGCTCTTGAGGGAGTTGTGCTCAGT CCTTCCCTGGAGGAGCGTGTACGTGATATTGCCATAGCAACAAGAAATACAAGGCAGAACCACGGCCTGTACAGGAACATCCTGATGTACGGCCCGCCAGGCACGGGCAAAACTCTCTTTGCTAAG AAGCTGGCAATGCATTCTGGGATGGACTACGCAATCATGACTGGTGGTGATGTGGCACCCATGGGACGTGACGGTGTGACAGCCatccacaaagtgtttgactGGGCTGGCACAAGTCGACGCGG ACTTCTGCTTTTTGTTGATGAAGCTGATGCATTCCTTCGTAAGAGATCCACT GAAAAGATCAGTGAAGACCTCAGAGCCACTTTGAATGCATTCTTGTATCGCACTGGAGAGCAGAGCAACAA GTTCATGCTGGTGTTGGCAAGTAACCAACCAGAGCAGTTTGACTGGGCCATAAACGACCGCATCGATGAAATGGTGAACTTTGCTCTTCCGGGTCCTGATGAGAGGGAGAGGCTGGTCCGGCTGTACTTTGACAAATATGTGCTGGAGCCCGCCACTGGAGGGAGGCA gAGGATGAAGCTGGCACAGTTTGATTATGGTCAAAAGTGCTCCGACATAGCGAAGCGTATAGAGGGCATGTCAGGAAGAGAGATCTCTAAGCTGGGTGTGGCCTGGCAG GCGGCAGCATATTCCTCTCAAGATGGCGTCCTGACAGAGGCTATGATTGACGCTCGAGTCGACGAAGCTTTCAAGCAGCACCTTCAGAAGATGGACTGGCTTCATGGAGACGAAGAGGCTCAGACCAGGACCCTTATCCGTCCCCTAGCTGGAGCGACGGCCGCCGTAGGCCAAATAGGCTTCACTTTGCCCCTCAGCGAGGCCCCAGAGGCTCAGGAGGTGATCGCTCCAGTTCTTGAGTCAAGTACAAAACTAGAAGGTGAAAGTTTAGCACCTTTTTCAGACATCGACCAACCAGCAGAAGGCAAAAGTGCCCCCCCAGCTGGACAGGACTGTGACGATGCTGTCAAAGCTGCGACGGAAGCAGAGAGTTTAGCCCCCACTGACAGTGAAGGCAAAGTGACAGAAAAGCAAGACAAAGCTGCATCTCCTCCTCCAAAGGATGGAACTCCAGTTTAA